In the genome of Sander vitreus isolate 19-12246 chromosome 13, sanVit1, whole genome shotgun sequence, one region contains:
- the emsy gene encoding BRCA2-interacting transcriptional repressor EMSY isoform X4, with product MPMIQLEKPVLTGTMPVVWPTILDLGRDECKRILRKLELEAYAGVISALRAQGDLTKDKKDLLGELTKILGISTERHRAEVRRAVNDERLTTIAYHMSGPNSSSEWSIEGRRLVPLMPRLVPQTAFTVTANAVASATANQNASLLLPAETGNKEVVVCYSYTSTTGTSTSATATSGTIGATVKSPRPPSPSSNVVVLPSGSTVYVKSVSCSDEDEKPRKRRRTNSSSSSPVMLKEVSKVSPPISKNITVPVSGSPKMSNIMQSIANSLPPHLSPVKITFTKPTIQTTNTTTQKVIIVTTSPSSNFVPNILSKSHAHNNAALSKLISTSMLTAPTQKQTVVFPASVSPSSNTVAVTTMVSSTPSVVMSTTCASSAGVKVASARLPSPKTLVGSPAQILAQFPKQQSPKQLQQSSSMGVCSVSQTQTTSTSPGSKPTIQIKQESGVKIITQQVQPSKILPKPSSVALSSSSSSPIMVVSSNGAIMTTKLVTQATATQATYTRPTVSPSLGARISAAGGGTTYVKTTSGSIITVVPKSLATLGGKIISSNIVSGTTTKITTIPMSSKPNVIVVQKTTGKGATIQGLPGKNVVTTLLNAGVSPKLENFISYIKGEKGLQAVQGTKPAIITASRPITKMIVTQPKGMSSGSQSTATKIIPTKIVYGQQGKTQVLIKPKPVFQTAVVSEHTRQLVTEALQQVTRSAEIGQGQTSGQDGSTKDDAGSLAAESSHGSAQESQPVVHVVSSREQDWTEQEVSVESSPTIIYQEVSGGESQSATSTIKALLELQQTTAVKEKGEPKPRQHTIDLSQMAVPIQLAQEKKPSPESPRPSTSEAEPSTEYVTAGKVSSRVVVPSEDDNVVMSSSQQLGKPPKISSQATVVTKPAATVLSAASHVSHMPSDSHGKTETVLEVGELEGDTLDPQTGLFYRSSQPTTDPIKQTTHSAAAQPHPPSQAEAEQSRHSSAYTQPPLPPPQLHSKPQISQPSSSSTIFPSTLPPTKKLPKLREQSQPKPQALTQSPKDRPLTAPLQAGAKVTALATPTKPLLTPQLPKLQQAPTSHHRPLHTPMSHPPPLQAHHPVSTEKTASSQQPIITQSATVTKITFGSAHHSSPVFSSGEATAKLIPESSSRPSGDKPSVSDILKISMMEAEIDPSTEPMVVDSSSDCGPMGKAMEVQAVSGTLDSGQFISSSGASMHHPLTKPQQFSCMQGLTAQRGKEDLEIIEYSILPDSSQSNVVVEPSGFLEITNYTSQQLEEDSPMEQEVDSSNDEATAASPPNQP from the exons ATG CCCATGATTCAGCTGGAGAAACCGGTGCTGACTGGTACCATGCCTGTGGTATGGCCCACCATCCTTGACCTGGGCAGGGATGAGTGCAAAAGAATTCTCCGTAAACTTG AGCTGGAGGCTTATGCTGGGGTTATCAGTGCCCTGCGAGCCCAAGGAGACCTGACAAAGGACAAGAAGGATCTGCTCGGAGAACTCACTAAAATCCTTGG TATCTCAACAGAGCGCCATCGTGCAGAAGTCCGCAGGGCTGTCAATGATGAACGCCTCACCACCATTGCATATCA TATGTCAGGTCCTAACAGCTCGTCCGAATGGTCCATTGAAGGACGGCGGCTTGTTCCCTTGATGCCGAGGCTGGTCCCTCAGACAGCCTTTACTGTGACTGCTAATGCTGTGGCCAGTgctacagccaatcagaatgcCTCCCTTCTGTTGCCAGCTGAAACGGGAAACAAAGAAG TGGTTGTATGTTACTCCTACACAAGCACCACCGGCACCTCAACCAGCGCTACAGCGACCAGCGGCACCATAGGAGCAACTGTAAAATCCCCACGACCACCCAGTCCTTCATCCAACGTTGTGGTGTTGCCCAGCGGGAGCACCGTCTATGTAAAAA GTGTGAGCTGTTCCGACGAGGATGAGAAGCCTCGCAAGCGAAGGCGGACAAACTCGTCCAGCTCGTCGCCGGTGATGCTGAAGGAGGTTTCCAAGGTGTCTCCGCCGATATCCAAGAACATCACGGTACCGGTGAGCGGCAGCCCCAAGATGAGCAACATCATGCAGAGCATAGCCAACTCGCTGCCGCCCCACCTGTCCCCCGTCAAGATCACATTCACTAAGCCCACCATCCAGACCACCAACACCACCACGCAGAAG GTGATAATCGTGACAACATCTCCCAGCTCCAACTTTGTGCCCAACATCCTGTCCAAGTCTCACGCTCACAACAACGCTGCTCTGTCCAAGCTGATCTCCACCTCCATGCTGACCGCTCCCACCCAGAAACAGACGGTGGTCTTCCCAGCCAGCGTCAGCCCTTCCTCCAACACCGTCGCAGTGACCACAATGGTCTCCTCTACTCCTTCAGTGGTCATGTCAACAACAT GTGCCTCTTCAGCTGGGGTGAAGGTGGCTTCAGCCAGACTTCCATCACCTAAGACCCTGGTGGGGTCGCCGGCTCAGATCCTGGCCCAGTTCCCCAAACAGCAGTCACCCAAACAGCTGCAGCAGAGCTCATCTATGGGAGTTTGTAGTGTCAGCCAGACCCAGACCACCAGCACCTCACCGGGCTCCAAACCCACCATTCAGATCAAACAAGAGTCGG GGGTCAAGATAATCACTCAGCAGGTTCAGCCCAGCAAAATCCTACCCAAGCCATCATCCGTGGCTTTGTCCAGCAGCAGCTCATCCCCCATCATGGTCGTCAGTAGCAACGGAGCCATCATGACCACCAAACTGGTCACTCAGGCCACAG CTACCCAGGCCACCTATACGAGACCGACTGTTAGCCCCAGCCTCGGCGCCAGAATATCAGCCGCCGGTGGGGGGACCACCTACGTCAAGACCACCAGCGGCAGCATCATCACAGTGGTGCCCAAGTCGCTGGCCACTCTGGGCGGGAAGATCATCAGCAGTAACATCGTCTCCG GCACAACGACTAAGATCACCACCATCCCAATGAGCTCCAAGCCGAACGTCATCGTGGTTCAGAAAACCACTGGAAAAGGAGCAACCATCCAAGGACTACCTGGCAAAAATGTGGTCACCACGCTTTTAAATGCTGGG GTGTCGCCAAAGTTAGAAAACTTCATATCCTACATAAAG GGTGAGAAGGGCCTGCAGGCTGTTCAGGGGACCAAACCAGCAATCATTACTGCCTCCAGACCCATTACCAAGATGATCGTCACCCAGCCCAAAGGCATGAGCTCTGGGTCCCAGTCCACCGCCACAAAGATCATCCCAACCAAGATCGTCTACGGCCAGCAGGGCAAGACACAG GTTCTCATTAAGCCTAAGCCAGTCTTCCAGACGGCGGTCGTGAGCGAACACACCAGGCAGCTGGTCACTGAGGCGCTGCAGCAGGTGACCCGCTCAGCAGAAATCGGGCAGGGTCAGACCTCAGGCCAGGACGGGTCCACAAAGGACGACGCCGGCAGCTTAGCTGCCGAGTCCTCCCATGGCAGCGCTCAAG AGTCTCAGCCTGTAGTGCACGTGGTGTCCTCCAGAGAGCAGGATTGGACAGAACAGGAAGTATCTGTGGAGTCCAGCCCCACTATTATCTACCAGGAGGTGTCTGGTGGGGAATCCCAGTCCGCCACTTCCACCATCAAAGCCCTGTTGGAGCTTCAGCAGACAACAG CAGTGAAGGAGAAGGGAGAGCCCAAACCCAGGCAGCACACCATCGACCTGAGCCAGATGGCCGTGCCCATCCAGCTGGCCCAGGAGAAGAAGCCCAGCCCGGAGTCCCCTAGGCCCTCCACCTCAGAGGCTGAGCCCAGTACTGAGTACGTCACAGCAG GTAAAGTCAGCAGCAGAGTGGTAGTGCCCTCGGAGGATGATAACGTGGTCATGTCCTCCAGCCAGCAGCTGGGGAAGCCTCCCAAAATCAGCAGCCAGGCTACCGTGGTAACCAAACCAGCTGCTACCGTCCTCTCTGCAGCTTCCCACGTCAGCCACATG CCCTCTGACAGCCATGGTAAAACGGAAACTGTGTTAGAGGTGGGCGAGCTGGAAGGCGACACCTTGGACCCCCAAACAGGCTTGTTTTACCGCTCCAGCCAACCAACTACAGATCCCATAAAGCAAACCACCCACTCCGCAGCCGCTCAGCCGCACCCCCCGAGCCAGGCAGAGGCCGAGCAGAGCCGCCACAGCTCCGCCTACACTCAGCCGCCACTGCCTCCACCACAACTGCATAGCAAACCTCAAATCAGCCagccttcctcttcctccaccatCTTCCCCTCTACTCTTCCTCCGACTAAGAAACTCCCAAAACTACGAGAGCAGAGTCAGCCCAAACCCCAGGCCTTAACCCAGAGCCCCAAAGACAGACCCCTGACTGCACCACTCCAAGCTGGGGCAAAGGTCACGGCCCTGGCCACACCAACCAAGCCCCTGTTGACGCCGCAGCTTCCGAAGCTCCAGCAAGCACCCACATCTCACCACAGACCCCTGCACACACCCATGTCCCACCCTCCTCCACTGCAGGCGCACCACCCTGTCAGCACTGAAAAGACTGCCTCCAGCCAG CAGCCAATCATCACACAGAGCGCCACCGTCACCAAGATCACCTTTGGCAGCGCCCACCATTCATCGCCAGTCTTTAGCAGCGGTGAGGCCACCGCCAAACTGATTCCCGAGTCCAGCTCCAGGCCCTCGGGAGACAAGCCCTCGGTGTCAGACATCCTGAAGATTTCCATGATGGAAGCAGAGATCGATCCAAGCACAGAGCCCATGGTGGTGGATTCCTCCAGTGACTGCGGCCCTATGGGGAAAGCCATGGAGGTGCAGGCCGTGTCAGGCACACTGGACTCGGGCCAGTTCATCAGCAGCTCTGGAGCTTCCATGCATCATCCCCTCACAAAACCCCAGCAGTTCAGCTGCATGCAAGGCCTCACAGCACAGAGGGGCAAAGAAGACCTGGAGATCATTGAG TACTCCATCCTGCCGGACTCCAGCCAATCCAACGTGGTGGTGGAGCCCAGCGGCTTCCTGGAGATCACCAATTACACCAGCCAGCAGCTGGAGGAGGATAGCCCCATGGAGCAGGAGGTGGACAGCAGCAACGATGAGGCCACAGCAGCCAGTCCCCCGAACCAACCATAG
- the emsy gene encoding BRCA2-interacting transcriptional repressor EMSY isoform X1, which translates to MPMIQLEKPVLTGTMPVVWPTILDLGRDECKRILRKLELEAYAGVISALRAQGDLTKDKKDLLGELTKILGISTERHRAEVRRAVNDERLTTIAYHMSGPNSSSEWSIEGRRLVPLMPRLVPQTAFTVTANAVASATANQNASLLLPAETGNKEVVVCYSYTSTTGTSTSATATSGTIGATVKSPRPPSPSSNVVVLPSGSTVYVKSVSCSDEDEKPRKRRRTNSSSSSPVMLKEVSKVSPPISKNITVPVSGSPKMSNIMQSIANSLPPHLSPVKITFTKPTIQTTNTTTQKVIIVTTSPSSNFVPNILSKSHAHNNAALSKLISTSMLTAPTQKQTVVFPASVSPSSNTVAVTTMVSSTPSVVMSTTCASSAGVKVASARLPSPKTLVGSPAQILAQFPKQQSPKQLQQSSSMGVCSVSQTQTTSTSPGSKPTIQIKQESGVKIITQQVQPSKILPKPSSVALSSSSSSPIMVVSSNGAIMTTKLVTQATATQATYTRPTVSPSLGARISAAGGGTTYVKTTSGSIITVVPKSLATLGGKIISSNIVSGTTTKITTIPMSSKPNVIVVQKTTGKGATIQGLPGKNVVTTLLNAGVSPKLENFISYIKGEKGLQAVQGTKPAIITASRPITKMIVTQPKGMSSGSQSTATKIIPTKIVYGQQGKTQVLIKPKPVFQTAVVSEHTRQLVTEALQQVTRSAEIGQGQTSGQDGSTKDDAGSLAAESSHGSAQESQPVVHVVSSREQDWTEQEVSVESSPTIIYQEVSGGESQSATSTIKALLELQQTTAVKEKGEPKPRQHTIDLSQMAVPIQLAQEKKPSPESPRPSTSEAEPSTEYVTAGKVSSRVVVPSEDDNVVMSSSQQLGKPPKISSQATVVTKPAATVLSAASHVSHMPSDSHGKTETVLEVGELEGDTLDPQTGLFYRSSQPTTDPIKQTTHSAAAQPHPPSQAEAEQSRHSSAYTQPPLPPPQLHSKPQISQPSSSSTIFPSTLPPTKKLPKLREQSQPKPQALTQSPKDRPLTAPLQAGAKVTALATPTKPLLTPQLPKLQQAPTSHHRPLHTPMSHPPPLQAHHPVSTEKTASSQQPIITQSATVTKITFGSAHHSSPVFSSGEATAKLIPESSSRPSGDKPSVSDILKISMMEAEIDPSTEPMVVDSSSDCGPMGKAMEVQAVSGTLDSGQFISSSGASMHHPLTKPQQFSCMQGLTAQRGKEDLEIIEVIPQYSILPDSSQSNVVVEPSGFLEITNYTSQQLEEDSPMEQEVDSSNDEATAASPPNQP; encoded by the exons ATG CCCATGATTCAGCTGGAGAAACCGGTGCTGACTGGTACCATGCCTGTGGTATGGCCCACCATCCTTGACCTGGGCAGGGATGAGTGCAAAAGAATTCTCCGTAAACTTG AGCTGGAGGCTTATGCTGGGGTTATCAGTGCCCTGCGAGCCCAAGGAGACCTGACAAAGGACAAGAAGGATCTGCTCGGAGAACTCACTAAAATCCTTGG TATCTCAACAGAGCGCCATCGTGCAGAAGTCCGCAGGGCTGTCAATGATGAACGCCTCACCACCATTGCATATCA TATGTCAGGTCCTAACAGCTCGTCCGAATGGTCCATTGAAGGACGGCGGCTTGTTCCCTTGATGCCGAGGCTGGTCCCTCAGACAGCCTTTACTGTGACTGCTAATGCTGTGGCCAGTgctacagccaatcagaatgcCTCCCTTCTGTTGCCAGCTGAAACGGGAAACAAAGAAG TGGTTGTATGTTACTCCTACACAAGCACCACCGGCACCTCAACCAGCGCTACAGCGACCAGCGGCACCATAGGAGCAACTGTAAAATCCCCACGACCACCCAGTCCTTCATCCAACGTTGTGGTGTTGCCCAGCGGGAGCACCGTCTATGTAAAAA GTGTGAGCTGTTCCGACGAGGATGAGAAGCCTCGCAAGCGAAGGCGGACAAACTCGTCCAGCTCGTCGCCGGTGATGCTGAAGGAGGTTTCCAAGGTGTCTCCGCCGATATCCAAGAACATCACGGTACCGGTGAGCGGCAGCCCCAAGATGAGCAACATCATGCAGAGCATAGCCAACTCGCTGCCGCCCCACCTGTCCCCCGTCAAGATCACATTCACTAAGCCCACCATCCAGACCACCAACACCACCACGCAGAAG GTGATAATCGTGACAACATCTCCCAGCTCCAACTTTGTGCCCAACATCCTGTCCAAGTCTCACGCTCACAACAACGCTGCTCTGTCCAAGCTGATCTCCACCTCCATGCTGACCGCTCCCACCCAGAAACAGACGGTGGTCTTCCCAGCCAGCGTCAGCCCTTCCTCCAACACCGTCGCAGTGACCACAATGGTCTCCTCTACTCCTTCAGTGGTCATGTCAACAACAT GTGCCTCTTCAGCTGGGGTGAAGGTGGCTTCAGCCAGACTTCCATCACCTAAGACCCTGGTGGGGTCGCCGGCTCAGATCCTGGCCCAGTTCCCCAAACAGCAGTCACCCAAACAGCTGCAGCAGAGCTCATCTATGGGAGTTTGTAGTGTCAGCCAGACCCAGACCACCAGCACCTCACCGGGCTCCAAACCCACCATTCAGATCAAACAAGAGTCGG GGGTCAAGATAATCACTCAGCAGGTTCAGCCCAGCAAAATCCTACCCAAGCCATCATCCGTGGCTTTGTCCAGCAGCAGCTCATCCCCCATCATGGTCGTCAGTAGCAACGGAGCCATCATGACCACCAAACTGGTCACTCAGGCCACAG CTACCCAGGCCACCTATACGAGACCGACTGTTAGCCCCAGCCTCGGCGCCAGAATATCAGCCGCCGGTGGGGGGACCACCTACGTCAAGACCACCAGCGGCAGCATCATCACAGTGGTGCCCAAGTCGCTGGCCACTCTGGGCGGGAAGATCATCAGCAGTAACATCGTCTCCG GCACAACGACTAAGATCACCACCATCCCAATGAGCTCCAAGCCGAACGTCATCGTGGTTCAGAAAACCACTGGAAAAGGAGCAACCATCCAAGGACTACCTGGCAAAAATGTGGTCACCACGCTTTTAAATGCTGGG GTGTCGCCAAAGTTAGAAAACTTCATATCCTACATAAAG GGTGAGAAGGGCCTGCAGGCTGTTCAGGGGACCAAACCAGCAATCATTACTGCCTCCAGACCCATTACCAAGATGATCGTCACCCAGCCCAAAGGCATGAGCTCTGGGTCCCAGTCCACCGCCACAAAGATCATCCCAACCAAGATCGTCTACGGCCAGCAGGGCAAGACACAG GTTCTCATTAAGCCTAAGCCAGTCTTCCAGACGGCGGTCGTGAGCGAACACACCAGGCAGCTGGTCACTGAGGCGCTGCAGCAGGTGACCCGCTCAGCAGAAATCGGGCAGGGTCAGACCTCAGGCCAGGACGGGTCCACAAAGGACGACGCCGGCAGCTTAGCTGCCGAGTCCTCCCATGGCAGCGCTCAAG AGTCTCAGCCTGTAGTGCACGTGGTGTCCTCCAGAGAGCAGGATTGGACAGAACAGGAAGTATCTGTGGAGTCCAGCCCCACTATTATCTACCAGGAGGTGTCTGGTGGGGAATCCCAGTCCGCCACTTCCACCATCAAAGCCCTGTTGGAGCTTCAGCAGACAACAG CAGTGAAGGAGAAGGGAGAGCCCAAACCCAGGCAGCACACCATCGACCTGAGCCAGATGGCCGTGCCCATCCAGCTGGCCCAGGAGAAGAAGCCCAGCCCGGAGTCCCCTAGGCCCTCCACCTCAGAGGCTGAGCCCAGTACTGAGTACGTCACAGCAG GTAAAGTCAGCAGCAGAGTGGTAGTGCCCTCGGAGGATGATAACGTGGTCATGTCCTCCAGCCAGCAGCTGGGGAAGCCTCCCAAAATCAGCAGCCAGGCTACCGTGGTAACCAAACCAGCTGCTACCGTCCTCTCTGCAGCTTCCCACGTCAGCCACATG CCCTCTGACAGCCATGGTAAAACGGAAACTGTGTTAGAGGTGGGCGAGCTGGAAGGCGACACCTTGGACCCCCAAACAGGCTTGTTTTACCGCTCCAGCCAACCAACTACAGATCCCATAAAGCAAACCACCCACTCCGCAGCCGCTCAGCCGCACCCCCCGAGCCAGGCAGAGGCCGAGCAGAGCCGCCACAGCTCCGCCTACACTCAGCCGCCACTGCCTCCACCACAACTGCATAGCAAACCTCAAATCAGCCagccttcctcttcctccaccatCTTCCCCTCTACTCTTCCTCCGACTAAGAAACTCCCAAAACTACGAGAGCAGAGTCAGCCCAAACCCCAGGCCTTAACCCAGAGCCCCAAAGACAGACCCCTGACTGCACCACTCCAAGCTGGGGCAAAGGTCACGGCCCTGGCCACACCAACCAAGCCCCTGTTGACGCCGCAGCTTCCGAAGCTCCAGCAAGCACCCACATCTCACCACAGACCCCTGCACACACCCATGTCCCACCCTCCTCCACTGCAGGCGCACCACCCTGTCAGCACTGAAAAGACTGCCTCCAGCCAG CAGCCAATCATCACACAGAGCGCCACCGTCACCAAGATCACCTTTGGCAGCGCCCACCATTCATCGCCAGTCTTTAGCAGCGGTGAGGCCACCGCCAAACTGATTCCCGAGTCCAGCTCCAGGCCCTCGGGAGACAAGCCCTCGGTGTCAGACATCCTGAAGATTTCCATGATGGAAGCAGAGATCGATCCAAGCACAGAGCCCATGGTGGTGGATTCCTCCAGTGACTGCGGCCCTATGGGGAAAGCCATGGAGGTGCAGGCCGTGTCAGGCACACTGGACTCGGGCCAGTTCATCAGCAGCTCTGGAGCTTCCATGCATCATCCCCTCACAAAACCCCAGCAGTTCAGCTGCATGCAAGGCCTCACAGCACAGAGGGGCAAAGAAGACCTGGAGATCATTGAG GTGATTCCTCAGTACTCCATCCTGCCGGACTCCAGCCAATCCAACGTGGTGGTGGAGCCCAGCGGCTTCCTGGAGATCACCAATTACACCAGCCAGCAGCTGGAGGAGGATAGCCCCATGGAGCAGGAGGTGGACAGCAGCAACGATGAGGCCACAGCAGCCAGTCCCCCGAACCAACCATAG